A region of Pyxidicoccus parkwaysis DNA encodes the following proteins:
- a CDS encoding phosphoribosylaminoimidazolesuccinocarboxamide synthase: MDTSAIHAQLPLTLRQTDLPSLGQQYRGKVRETYRQGDRLVLVTTDRLSAFDHILTTIPFKGEVLNQLSAFWFERTKHICPNHVLDVPDANVTVARACQPFALEVVVRGYLTGSLWRDFQKGTHTAYGVPFPEGMRKDEAFPEPIITPSTKAEYGQHDEPISEKELLARGLATPRDWARVTEAARGLFLEGQKWARTRGLILVDTKYEFGKVGDTLYVIDEMHTPDSSRYWVADEYEARFAKGEDQRMLDKENIRQWLIRERNFSGQGTPPVIPDSVRVDLATKYLAAYEQITGTPLKLDVGDVNARIERNLRAKGYLK; encoded by the coding sequence GTGGATACCTCCGCAATTCACGCTCAGCTTCCCCTCACGCTCCGGCAGACGGACCTGCCGTCGCTCGGCCAGCAGTACCGTGGCAAGGTCCGTGAGACGTACCGGCAGGGAGACAGGCTCGTCCTCGTCACCACGGACCGGCTCTCCGCGTTCGACCACATCCTCACCACCATCCCCTTCAAGGGCGAGGTGCTGAACCAGCTCTCCGCCTTCTGGTTCGAGCGCACGAAGCACATCTGCCCCAACCACGTGCTGGACGTGCCGGACGCGAATGTCACCGTGGCGCGCGCCTGCCAGCCCTTCGCGCTCGAGGTGGTGGTCCGCGGCTACCTGACGGGCAGCCTGTGGCGCGACTTCCAGAAGGGCACGCACACCGCCTACGGCGTCCCCTTCCCGGAGGGCATGCGCAAGGACGAGGCCTTCCCCGAGCCCATCATCACCCCGTCCACCAAGGCCGAGTACGGCCAGCACGACGAGCCCATCTCCGAGAAGGAGCTGCTGGCGCGGGGCCTCGCCACGCCGAGGGACTGGGCGCGTGTCACCGAGGCCGCCAGGGGGCTGTTCCTGGAGGGCCAGAAGTGGGCGCGCACGCGCGGCCTCATCCTCGTGGATACGAAGTACGAGTTCGGCAAGGTGGGCGACACACTCTACGTCATCGACGAGATGCACACGCCGGACTCCAGCCGCTACTGGGTGGCGGACGAGTACGAGGCGCGCTTCGCCAAGGGCGAGGACCAGCGCATGCTGGACAAGGAGAACATCCGCCAGTGGCTCATTCGCGAGCGGAACTTCTCCGGCCAGGGCACCCCACCCGTCATCCCCGACAGCGTGCGCGTGGACCTGGCCACCAAGTACCTCGCCGCGTACGAGCAGATTACCGGCACGCCGCTGAAGCTGGACGTCGGTGACGTGAATGCGCGCATCGAGCGCAACCTGCGCGCGAAGGGCTACTTGAAGTAG
- a CDS encoding tetratricopeptide repeat protein, whose protein sequence is MSWVLTLSLLAATPVQGTPVKKADNAEALRTRATQLYRAKKYEEACALFAHVVKLAPERGAAFADLGLCLQKLDKPEAAHGAFIKALQLSDADPATRANVYFNLASFEDVTPPQVRLEQTPTPRGYALSVSARVPCAQLPSSEPSCRTELGACVEQWSSATNPGPYADFKHLTASGFNLRIFGGEKPAGTVEKKTGFCDNAPAVGSVTSPPAHQCIFWSSDLEGGEGCQTNDAPCMAELDALLKDEGHCKLVYVNPCKGRVAVACEGRRFKVKKTWVGEVSVVPAKK, encoded by the coding sequence ATGTCCTGGGTCCTCACCCTGTCCCTGCTGGCCGCGACACCGGTGCAGGGCACTCCCGTGAAGAAGGCCGACAATGCCGAGGCCCTGCGCACCCGCGCGACGCAGCTCTACCGCGCGAAGAAGTACGAGGAGGCCTGCGCGCTGTTCGCGCACGTCGTGAAGCTCGCGCCGGAGCGCGGAGCCGCGTTCGCGGACCTCGGGCTGTGTCTGCAGAAGCTGGACAAGCCGGAGGCGGCCCATGGCGCGTTCATCAAGGCGCTCCAGTTGAGCGACGCGGACCCCGCCACGCGCGCCAACGTGTACTTCAACCTCGCGTCGTTCGAGGACGTGACGCCGCCGCAGGTGCGGCTGGAGCAGACGCCGACGCCGCGGGGCTACGCGCTCTCGGTGTCGGCCAGAGTCCCCTGTGCGCAGCTGCCGTCCTCGGAGCCGAGCTGCCGCACGGAGCTGGGGGCCTGCGTCGAGCAGTGGTCCTCCGCCACCAACCCGGGCCCCTATGCGGACTTCAAGCACCTGACGGCGAGCGGCTTCAACCTGCGCATCTTCGGCGGGGAAAAGCCGGCCGGCACGGTGGAGAAGAAGACGGGGTTCTGCGACAACGCGCCCGCCGTGGGCAGCGTCACGTCGCCTCCCGCGCACCAGTGCATCTTCTGGTCGAGCGACCTGGAGGGTGGGGAGGGCTGCCAGACGAACGATGCGCCCTGCATGGCGGAACTCGACGCCCTCTTGAAGGACGAGGGGCACTGCAAGCTCGTCTACGTGAATCCGTGCAAGGGACGCGTGGCCGTCGCCTGTGAGGGCCGGCGGTTCAAGGTGAAGAAGACCTGGGTGGGCGAGGTGTCGGTGGTGCCCGCGAAGAAGTAA
- a CDS encoding TlpA family protein disulfide reductase, with protein sequence MTQEGIGAPPPPQKGRGTKVVLGLLAALGLAGVVYLGVLEAQRAKLVPDGTSAPALVLEKHGGGTLALSELKGQVVMLDFWATWCPPCREEMPSLVKLAKEYEAQGLVFVAASRDDGPRAPRLVDAFIKRNLPDLQPYVVYASDEVAQSFQVTALPTLYFLDREGKVMDAQRGAMSEDALRRRIERALKQK encoded by the coding sequence GTGACGCAGGAAGGGATTGGAGCTCCGCCGCCGCCGCAGAAGGGCCGTGGCACGAAGGTGGTGCTGGGCCTGTTGGCGGCGCTGGGGCTGGCGGGCGTGGTGTACCTCGGCGTGCTGGAGGCGCAGCGCGCGAAGCTGGTGCCGGACGGGACGTCCGCGCCGGCCCTGGTGCTGGAGAAGCACGGCGGCGGGACGCTGGCGCTCTCCGAGCTCAAGGGCCAGGTGGTGATGCTGGACTTCTGGGCCACCTGGTGCCCGCCGTGCCGCGAGGAGATGCCCTCGCTGGTGAAGCTGGCGAAGGAGTACGAGGCGCAGGGACTCGTCTTCGTGGCGGCCAGCCGCGACGACGGCCCCCGCGCACCCCGGCTGGTGGACGCGTTCATCAAGCGCAACCTGCCGGACCTGCAGCCCTACGTCGTGTACGCGAGCGACGAGGTGGCTCAGTCCTTCCAGGTGACGGCGCTGCCCACGCTCTACTTCCTGGACCGCGAGGGCAAGGTGATGGACGCGCAGCGCGGCGCCATGTCCGAGGACGCCCTGCGCCGCCGCATCGAGCGCGCCCTGAAGCAGAAGTAG
- the purB gene encoding adenylosuccinate lyase, with product MIPRYSRQEMSSLWSDEARYRRWRDVELAALEGMVEAGLAPKEALADCLQRAGDFTTADAAKIEEIERTTKHDVIAFLTFMEERVGPSARWLHLGMTSSDVLDTSLALTLRDALDLILKDLERVMAAVEKRAFEHKHTLQMGRSHGIHAEPITFGHKLAIWYDELRRGRTRLQHARDTIAVGKISGAVGTFAHLPPAVEEHVCRKLGLKPAPASSQVVQRDRHAEFFTALALLGSSIEKFAVEIRHLQRTEVREAEEPFTAGQKGSSAMPHKRNPILSENLTGLARLLRGYAVSAMEDVALWHERDISHSSVERVIGPDATILMDFMLIRFARLMEDLRVYPEQMKKNLELLGGVVNSQRLLLELARKGMDRQAAYVIVQRNAMKLYEEGTDFRKALLSDADLLKMMTPEEISDCFSPGYHTRHMDDVFRRVFGRSE from the coding sequence GTGATTCCGCGATACAGCCGACAGGAGATGTCCTCCCTCTGGTCCGACGAGGCCCGCTACCGCCGCTGGCGCGACGTGGAGCTCGCCGCCCTGGAGGGCATGGTGGAGGCGGGGCTCGCCCCCAAGGAGGCGCTGGCCGACTGCCTCCAGCGCGCCGGCGACTTCACCACCGCCGATGCCGCGAAGATTGAGGAAATCGAGCGCACCACCAAGCACGACGTCATCGCCTTCCTCACCTTCATGGAGGAGCGGGTGGGGCCCAGCGCGCGCTGGTTGCACCTGGGCATGACGTCCTCGGACGTGCTCGACACGTCGCTGGCCCTCACGCTGCGCGACGCGCTGGACCTCATCCTCAAGGACCTCGAGCGCGTCATGGCCGCGGTGGAGAAGCGCGCCTTCGAGCACAAGCACACGCTGCAGATGGGCCGCAGCCACGGCATCCACGCGGAGCCCATCACCTTCGGCCACAAGCTGGCCATCTGGTACGACGAGCTGCGCCGCGGCCGCACGCGCCTGCAGCACGCGCGTGACACCATCGCCGTGGGCAAGATTTCCGGCGCGGTGGGCACCTTCGCGCACCTGCCTCCGGCGGTGGAGGAGCACGTCTGCCGCAAGCTGGGTCTGAAGCCCGCGCCGGCCTCCAGTCAGGTGGTGCAGCGTGACAGGCACGCGGAGTTCTTCACCGCGCTGGCGCTGTTGGGCTCCAGCATCGAGAAGTTCGCGGTGGAGATTCGCCACCTGCAGCGCACCGAGGTGCGCGAGGCGGAGGAGCCCTTCACCGCGGGACAGAAGGGCTCCAGCGCGATGCCGCACAAGCGCAACCCGATTCTGTCGGAGAATCTCACCGGCCTCGCGCGCCTGCTGCGCGGCTACGCGGTGAGCGCGATGGAGGACGTGGCGCTGTGGCACGAGCGGGACATCTCGCACTCGTCCGTGGAGCGCGTCATCGGCCCGGACGCCACCATCCTCATGGACTTCATGCTCATCCGCTTCGCGCGGCTGATGGAGGACCTGCGCGTCTACCCGGAGCAGATGAAGAAGAACCTGGAGCTGCTCGGCGGCGTCGTGAATTCGCAGCGGCTCCTGCTGGAGCTGGCGCGCAAGGGCATGGACCGGCAGGCCGCGTACGTCATCGTCCAGCGCAACGCGATGAAGCTGTACGAGGAGGGCACCGACTTCCGCAAGGCGCTGCTCTCCGACGCGGACCTGCTGAAGATGATGACGCCCGAGGAGATTTCCGACTGCTTCTCCCCGGGCTACCACACGCGGCACATGGACGACGTGTTCCGCCGCGTGTTCGGCCGCAGCGAGTAA
- a CDS encoding RNA methyltransferase, producing the protein MRPGEYLTVVLHQTRSPDNLGAVARVMANFGFSRLILSDPATYSFRGAERLAVKGDAVLERMAVAKDLPEALTDCVYAVGTTSRTQLKGRTALTPEEAVRKLAEESQRGRVALVFGGEQRGMSDEELARCTDVLVIPTSDVQPSMNLAQSAAVLLYLCHRQGLVEPAPVAPQEGARLGTLNALAARMREVMLKAEFLNPQAPEHVLNELELTLMRARLTQREAELWLTAFKHLGRAVARGSSV; encoded by the coding sequence ATGCGTCCAGGGGAGTATCTCACCGTTGTCCTGCACCAGACGCGCTCGCCGGACAACCTGGGGGCCGTGGCGCGGGTCATGGCCAACTTCGGGTTTTCACGGCTGATTCTGTCGGACCCGGCCACCTATTCGTTCCGTGGCGCGGAGCGTCTCGCCGTGAAGGGCGACGCCGTGCTGGAGCGCATGGCTGTGGCGAAGGACTTGCCCGAGGCACTGACGGACTGCGTGTACGCCGTCGGCACCACGTCTCGCACCCAGCTCAAGGGGCGCACCGCCCTCACACCGGAGGAGGCGGTTCGCAAGCTGGCGGAGGAGAGTCAGCGCGGGCGCGTTGCGCTCGTGTTCGGCGGCGAGCAGCGGGGCATGTCCGACGAGGAGCTGGCGCGCTGCACGGACGTGCTCGTCATCCCCACGTCGGACGTGCAGCCGTCCATGAACCTCGCGCAGTCCGCGGCGGTGCTGCTCTACCTCTGCCACCGTCAGGGGCTGGTGGAGCCCGCGCCCGTGGCGCCGCAGGAGGGCGCGCGGCTGGGCACGCTCAACGCACTGGCGGCGCGCATGCGCGAGGTGATGCTGAAGGCGGAGTTCCTCAACCCGCAGGCGCCGGAGCACGTGCTGAACGAGCTGGAGCTGACGTTGATGCGTGCGCGGCTCACCCAGCGCGAGGCGGAGCTGTGGCTCACGGCCTTCAAGCACCTGGGGCGCGCGGTGGCGCGGGGCAGCTCCGTCTGA
- a CDS encoding vegetative protein, protein MAEAQTTKLTHWPRTAKGSGKKACTVEGCKRPYRAKSYCFFHYKKWRQGELPHSRYRTCSKAECRVKTFKAGLCEKHYGETYKKEAAA, encoded by the coding sequence ATGGCCGAGGCCCAGACGACGAAGCTCACCCATTGGCCGCGTACCGCCAAGGGCAGTGGCAAGAAGGCGTGCACGGTGGAGGGCTGCAAGCGCCCCTACCGCGCCAAGAGCTACTGCTTCTTCCACTACAAGAAGTGGCGCCAGGGTGAGCTGCCCCACTCCCGCTACCGCACCTGCTCCAAGGCCGAGTGCCGCGTGAAGACGTTCAAGGCCGGCCTGTGCGAGAAGCACTACGGCGAGACGTACAAGAAGGAGGCGGCGGCCTAA
- a CDS encoding S1C family serine protease yields MGRAGVRGVVFFAALVGVLVLPARAAGSGHEQRLWLEAKNRALHQQRATLSDVARRAMPAVVSITTRQGTAETAVSGEEPQKGIGSGFIIHPDGYILTSAHVVEGATEVSITVLHPRGGVEEYPARVVGQDERTDCALLKIEARRRLPVLKLASATHVRSADWIVVIGNPFGLSHSVTVGVVSYMGRTDVTPNGRDGDFDYMQMDASINPGNSGGPVLDLHGDVVAVANAVNVAGQGIGFAIPIDIAKTVIPQLKAHGRVRRGWMGISVQDFSPEVADAYNLPRGRGVVVTEVAEGGPGERAGLHAGDVIVGLDSRSVSRAHTLRWQVAARGVGRPVHLKVQRIGRPLRVTVKLEEMPAEEAPAPTLAANRPERQPTRGQSVLEDLLSPVPRTRALPGRVPPPEADDDTEGSGDGEPEP; encoded by the coding sequence ATGGGCAGGGCCGGAGTCAGGGGCGTCGTTTTCTTTGCCGCGCTGGTGGGCGTGCTGGTGCTGCCAGCGCGGGCCGCCGGAAGCGGACATGAGCAGCGGTTGTGGCTCGAGGCGAAGAACCGCGCGCTGCACCAGCAGCGTGCCACCTTGAGCGACGTGGCGCGCCGGGCGATGCCGGCGGTGGTGTCCATCACCACGAGGCAGGGGACGGCGGAGACGGCCGTGTCCGGGGAGGAGCCGCAGAAGGGCATCGGCTCCGGTTTCATCATCCACCCGGACGGCTACATCCTCACCAGCGCGCACGTGGTGGAGGGCGCGACGGAGGTGAGCATCACCGTGCTGCACCCGCGCGGCGGCGTGGAGGAGTACCCCGCGCGCGTGGTGGGCCAGGACGAACGCACCGACTGCGCCCTCCTGAAGATTGAAGCGCGGCGCCGGCTGCCGGTGCTGAAGCTGGCCTCGGCGACGCACGTGCGCTCGGCGGACTGGATTGTCGTCATCGGCAATCCGTTCGGCCTGTCGCACTCGGTGACGGTGGGCGTGGTCAGCTACATGGGCCGCACGGACGTGACGCCCAACGGCCGCGACGGCGACTTCGACTACATGCAGATGGACGCGTCCATCAACCCGGGCAACTCGGGCGGGCCCGTGCTCGACTTGCACGGCGACGTGGTGGCGGTGGCCAACGCCGTCAACGTGGCGGGCCAGGGCATCGGCTTCGCCATCCCCATCGACATCGCCAAGACGGTGATTCCGCAGCTCAAGGCCCACGGCCGCGTGCGCCGAGGGTGGATGGGCATCAGCGTGCAGGACTTCTCGCCCGAGGTGGCGGACGCCTACAACCTGCCGCGCGGCCGCGGCGTGGTGGTGACGGAGGTGGCCGAGGGCGGGCCCGGCGAGCGCGCGGGCCTGCATGCCGGTGACGTCATCGTCGGCCTGGACTCGCGGAGCGTGTCGCGGGCCCACACCCTGCGCTGGCAGGTGGCCGCGCGCGGCGTGGGCCGTCCCGTGCACCTCAAGGTGCAGCGCATCGGCCGGCCCCTGCGCGTCACGGTGAAGCTGGAGGAGATGCCGGCCGAGGAAGCCCCCGCCCCCACCCTGGCCGCCAACCGGCCGGAGCGCCAGCCCACCCGGGGGCAGTCCGTGCTGGAGGACCTGCTGTCGCCCGTACCTCGCACCAGGGCCCTGCCAGGGAGGGTTCCCCCGCCGGAAGCGGACGACGACACCGAGGGTTCAGGGGACGGCGAACCCGAGCCCTGA
- a CDS encoding CFI-box-CTERM domain-containing protein — protein MSAGLQPEELFQQARERAARLDVGRGDVAVERVRAAASALFARIPEPPVYRRAEDPSRKAAQALLPEVERVLAEALAAGREPANTPALEKLVAALLAHGEALCHTADGRLEAAETAWRRAQELERAAHPTRHLVTAPPRPPPVFDRETKVSRYDPRTAPQATVKLVCPNTGCKRVNDFAFLTSHPYNRFVCPVCHTPFLGYFGELRGLEVEVRRSSKRYFFTVDEVGPAGTTRIEFEEASGQEFPAARRDLLAFLYTEARELKAVVNLTNQRLMWVSPASSCFVATVAFGEGAPELVAFRAYRDDVLRKRALGRVFIRGYYRWGPGVAAWVSRRPMARGGVRWVLRRVHGRLTRSGFA, from the coding sequence ATGTCCGCGGGCTTGCAACCCGAAGAGCTCTTCCAACAGGCCCGTGAGCGGGCGGCGCGGCTGGACGTGGGACGTGGTGACGTGGCGGTGGAGCGTGTGCGGGCGGCGGCGTCCGCGCTGTTCGCCCGCATCCCCGAGCCCCCCGTGTACCGGCGCGCGGAGGACCCCTCGCGCAAGGCCGCGCAGGCGCTGCTGCCCGAGGTGGAGCGCGTGCTGGCGGAGGCGCTCGCCGCTGGACGCGAGCCGGCCAACACGCCCGCGCTGGAGAAGCTGGTGGCGGCGCTGCTCGCCCACGGCGAAGCGCTGTGCCACACGGCGGACGGACGGCTGGAGGCCGCAGAGACGGCCTGGCGGCGCGCGCAGGAACTGGAGCGGGCGGCGCACCCCACGCGGCACCTGGTGACGGCGCCGCCGCGCCCGCCGCCGGTGTTCGACAGGGAGACGAAGGTCTCCCGGTATGACCCGCGCACCGCGCCGCAGGCGACGGTGAAGCTCGTGTGCCCCAACACCGGCTGCAAGCGGGTGAACGACTTCGCCTTCCTCACCAGCCATCCGTACAACCGCTTCGTCTGCCCGGTGTGCCACACGCCCTTCCTGGGCTACTTCGGCGAGCTGCGCGGGCTGGAGGTGGAGGTCCGCCGCAGCTCCAAGCGCTACTTCTTCACGGTGGACGAGGTCGGCCCCGCGGGCACCACGCGCATCGAGTTCGAGGAGGCGAGCGGCCAGGAGTTCCCCGCCGCCCGGCGCGACTTGCTCGCCTTCCTCTACACGGAGGCGCGCGAGCTGAAGGCGGTGGTGAACCTCACCAACCAGCGGCTCATGTGGGTGAGCCCGGCGTCCTCGTGCTTCGTGGCCACGGTGGCCTTCGGAGAGGGCGCGCCGGAGCTGGTGGCCTTCCGCGCGTACCGCGACGACGTGCTGCGGAAGAGGGCGCTCGGACGCGTGTTCATCCGGGGCTACTATCGCTGGGGGCCCGGGGTGGCGGCGTGGGTGTCGCGCCGTCCCATGGCCCGCGGCGGTGTGCGGTGGGTGTTGCGGCGGGTGCACGGCCGCCTGACGAGGAGTGGATTCGCGTGA
- the dut gene encoding dUTP diphosphatase yields the protein MASPLTVKVVRVRARPDPLPLPRYETELAAGMDLRADIDGERVLGPLERMAVPTGLALMLPAGYEGQVRPRSGLALRHGVTLLNAPGTVDADYRGEVQVILINLSNEPFTLRRGDRVAQLVVAPVTSVELREVEALDATSRGANGFGSTGR from the coding sequence ATGGCCTCTCCGCTGACTGTGAAGGTGGTTCGCGTGCGCGCGCGGCCGGACCCGCTGCCGCTGCCTCGCTACGAGACGGAGCTCGCCGCGGGCATGGACCTGCGCGCGGACATCGACGGCGAGCGCGTGCTGGGGCCCCTGGAGCGGATGGCGGTGCCCACGGGGCTCGCGCTCATGCTGCCGGCCGGCTACGAGGGCCAGGTGCGGCCTCGCTCGGGGCTCGCCCTGCGGCACGGCGTCACGCTGCTCAACGCGCCGGGGACGGTGGACGCGGACTACCGGGGCGAGGTGCAGGTCATCCTCATCAACCTCTCCAACGAGCCCTTCACCCTGCGTCGTGGCGACCGGGTGGCCCAGCTGGTCGTGGCGCCCGTCACGTCCGTGGAACTGCGCGAGGTCGAAGCGCTGGACGCCACGTCGCGGGGGGCCAACGGCTTCGGTTCCACCGGCCGGTAG
- a CDS encoding bifunctional serine/threonine-protein kinase/formylglycine-generating enzyme family protein encodes MLCHRCGSHVPPTTDTCPTCGLKYDATSRQAAGAARRRGLEGAPYKPGDVVAGRYAIQEVVGSGPMGFVFRAQDQEIDVELALKAVHPRLVQQPEERTQFSLSMRVGKKLNHPNLLRVYEEGQDGDRPFFTMQLLEGMTLRRMLEQRAARGQLFSLKDVEPLLAQMAAALDAAHRFGPHSDLKPENVIVLPDLLKVTDYGLGLAVPQLPFVQAQKSHRADIYVAPEYVAGGELDTRMDVYSLGVILGELVAGLLPEEGVIPGLSMHHPDLPTSFEALYRRALNPNPLARPKTAGELHAEFASILQRTPAAVASAQRPPPGSAQAAGAKAASRPPPPPPVPTGMLPAMAPASADGPGVAAPGVAAPRPLPPDEEEPPPPDATQPLDAATLAAIMGGAQPPGAGGGGHPSQRLTEQALPFVTPPASKPPPPAPRPSGPVPSTASPPRSPVPVASMPPAPRPSGPVPALSSSPRPQGPAAQPRASTGRQDAEASTGRQDADRSSAPTLDAGPSVSGVRASMPTLESTPAMSGARTAPRAADSAPAMSGARTAPRTLDSAPAMSGARTGPHTLDSPTMSGARSGARRLDSPTTSAARSAPRIGALPTQPVVRAAKAKPRSMLWMVLLIVGGLALGLGGGFVAMRLRQRTLTPPGPGGAVPQGQAGREGVTAPAMGGTSAVTAPGDCPADMRRVSGGAFKMGTAEDDTMKFLDERPLASVQVPSFCIDVHEYPNRAGVPPKVGVSWEDARGLCEREGKRLCTEEEWEKACKGPGNARFPYGNTYNANTCNTETETGDDRTLATSGSYKDCRSAYGVVDMAGNVAEWTSTRFDKVDFTQKGGAFNRPDYSSRCSARKNGAPSERSNSVGFRCCSGVKP; translated from the coding sequence TTGCTTTGCCACCGCTGCGGCAGTCACGTCCCACCGACGACAGACACCTGTCCCACCTGCGGGCTGAAGTACGACGCGACGTCGCGCCAGGCGGCGGGCGCCGCTCGCAGACGGGGACTGGAGGGCGCTCCCTACAAGCCGGGGGACGTCGTCGCCGGTCGCTACGCCATCCAGGAGGTGGTGGGCTCCGGGCCCATGGGCTTCGTCTTCCGGGCCCAGGACCAGGAGATTGACGTCGAGCTCGCCCTCAAGGCCGTGCACCCGCGCCTGGTGCAGCAGCCCGAGGAGCGCACCCAGTTCTCACTGTCGATGCGCGTGGGCAAGAAGCTCAACCATCCCAACCTCCTGCGCGTGTACGAGGAGGGACAGGACGGCGACAGGCCCTTCTTCACCATGCAGCTGCTGGAGGGCATGACGCTGCGGCGGATGCTGGAGCAGCGCGCCGCGCGCGGGCAGCTCTTCTCGCTGAAGGACGTGGAGCCGCTGCTGGCGCAGATGGCCGCCGCGCTGGACGCCGCGCACCGCTTCGGGCCGCACTCCGACCTCAAGCCGGAGAACGTCATCGTCCTGCCGGACCTGCTGAAGGTGACGGACTACGGCCTGGGGCTCGCGGTGCCGCAGCTTCCCTTCGTGCAGGCGCAGAAGAGCCACCGCGCGGACATCTACGTCGCGCCGGAGTACGTCGCCGGGGGCGAGCTGGACACGCGCATGGACGTGTACTCGCTCGGCGTCATCTTGGGCGAGCTCGTCGCGGGACTGCTTCCGGAAGAGGGCGTCATCCCCGGGCTGTCGATGCACCACCCGGACCTGCCGACGTCCTTCGAGGCGCTCTACCGCCGCGCGCTCAACCCCAACCCGCTGGCCCGTCCGAAGACGGCGGGGGAGCTGCACGCGGAGTTCGCCAGCATCCTCCAGCGCACGCCCGCCGCCGTCGCCTCGGCGCAGCGCCCGCCGCCGGGCTCCGCGCAGGCCGCCGGCGCGAAGGCGGCCTCCCGGCCTCCGCCGCCCCCGCCGGTGCCCACCGGCATGCTCCCCGCCATGGCCCCCGCGTCCGCCGACGGGCCGGGCGTGGCGGCCCCTGGCGTCGCCGCGCCGAGGCCACTGCCTCCCGACGAAGAGGAGCCGCCTCCGCCGGATGCCACGCAGCCCCTGGATGCCGCGACGCTGGCGGCCATCATGGGCGGCGCCCAGCCCCCCGGTGCGGGCGGCGGTGGGCACCCGTCGCAGCGCCTGACGGAGCAGGCCCTGCCGTTCGTCACGCCGCCTGCGTCCAAGCCTCCTCCTCCGGCGCCGCGCCCCTCGGGCCCGGTGCCCTCCACGGCTTCACCGCCCCGCTCCCCGGTGCCGGTGGCCTCCATGCCGCCGGCACCGCGTCCCTCGGGCCCGGTGCCCGCGCTGTCCTCGTCGCCGCGTCCCCAGGGTCCCGCCGCGCAGCCCCGCGCATCCACGGGGCGTCAGGACGCGGAGGCTTCCACGGGGCGCCAGGATGCGGACCGCTCCAGCGCGCCGACGCTGGACGCCGGCCCCTCCGTCTCCGGTGTGCGCGCCAGCATGCCCACGCTGGAGTCCACTCCGGCGATGTCCGGCGCTCGCACGGCCCCGCGCGCGGCGGACTCCGCGCCCGCGATGTCGGGTGCACGCACGGCCCCACGCACGCTGGACTCCGCGCCCGCGATGTCCGGCGCACGCACCGGCCCGCATACGCTGGACTCGCCCACGATGTCGGGCGCCCGCTCGGGCGCTCGGCGCCTGGACTCGCCGACGACGTCCGCGGCGCGCTCGGCTCCGCGAATCGGCGCGCTGCCCACGCAGCCCGTGGTGCGCGCGGCGAAGGCGAAGCCTCGCTCCATGCTGTGGATGGTGCTGCTCATCGTGGGCGGCCTCGCCCTGGGCCTGGGCGGTGGCTTCGTCGCGATGCGCCTGCGCCAGCGGACCCTGACGCCCCCGGGCCCCGGAGGCGCCGTGCCCCAGGGACAGGCCGGACGCGAGGGCGTCACGGCTCCCGCCATGGGAGGGACTTCCGCCGTGACGGCGCCGGGGGACTGCCCCGCCGACATGCGCCGCGTGAGTGGCGGCGCGTTCAAGATGGGCACGGCCGAGGACGACACGATGAAGTTCCTCGACGAGCGCCCGCTCGCGAGCGTCCAGGTGCCCTCCTTCTGCATCGACGTGCACGAGTACCCCAACCGGGCCGGCGTGCCGCCGAAGGTGGGCGTGAGCTGGGAGGACGCTCGCGGGCTGTGCGAGCGCGAGGGGAAGCGGCTGTGCACCGAGGAGGAGTGGGAGAAGGCCTGCAAGGGGCCGGGCAACGCGCGCTTCCCGTACGGCAACACGTACAACGCCAACACCTGCAACACCGAGACGGAAACGGGGGATGACCGGACGCTGGCGACCTCCGGCTCCTACAAGGACTGCCGTTCCGCCTACGGCGTGGTGGACATGGCCGGCAACGTGGCCGAGTGGACGTCCACGCGCTTCGACAAGGTGGACTTCACGCAGAAGGGCGGCGCCTTCAACCGGCCGGACTACTCGTCGCGCTGCTCGGCGCGGAAGAACGGGGCCCCGTCGGAGCGCTCGAACTCGGTGGGTTTCCGCTGCTGCTCCGGCGTGAAGCCCTGA